The Lycium ferocissimum isolate CSIRO_LF1 chromosome 10, AGI_CSIRO_Lferr_CH_V1, whole genome shotgun sequence genome window below encodes:
- the LOC132033670 gene encoding transcription factor bHLH96, translated as MALETVIYPQESFGYGCKEYYIPANNFNYNCELGLLQGGGAEEMTFTSLLDPSNNNNNNSTNRESSSSPVLMYNNNARQYNWDPNEDHQLFMEGSPAAITEPQVAARAATVSGRRKRRRTKSCKNKEELENQRMTHIAVERNRRKQMNEYLAVIRSLMPPSYVQRGDQASIIGGAINFVKELEHHLQSLEAQKRSHSRKQQEEQHSDHHGTSSTPLFADYFAFPQYSTHSNHSNSTSPTTCDSPLAAALADIEVSMAESHANLKILSKRRPKQLLKIVAGLQCLWLTVLHLNVTTVDHMVLYSISLKLEEGCQLTTADEIADAVNQLLGRIQEEAASS; from the exons ATGGCATTAGAGACAGTGATTTACCCTCAAGAATCATTTGGGTACGGTTGCAAAGAGTACTATATTCCAGctaataattttaattataattgtGAGTTGGGTTTATTACAAGGAGGAGGAGCAGAAGAAATGACTTTTACTAGCTTGTTGGATCcaagtaacaataataataacaatagtacTAATAGAGAGTCTTCATCTTCACCAGTACTGATGTACAACAACAATGCAAGACAGTACAATTGGGATCCAAATGAAGATCATCAGCTGTTTATGGAAGGGTCTCCGGCGGCCATAACGGAACCTCAGGTGGCGGCCAGAGCCGCCACAGTGTCCGGCCGCCGGAAAAGAAGGCGAACAAAAAGTTGTAAAAACAAGGAAGAATTGGAGAACCAAAGAATGACTCACATTGCTGTTGAACGAAACAGGCGTAAACAGATGAATGAGTACCTTGCTGTTATTCGATCTTTGATGCCACCTTCTTACGTTCAAAGG gGTGACCAAGCATCAATAATTGGAGGAGCCATAAACTTTGTGAAGGAGTTAGAACATCATCTTCAATCCCTAGAAGCTCAAAAGAGAAGCCATTCTCGAAAACAACAAGAAGAACAACATTCAGATCATCATGGCACATCATCAACTCCACTATTTGCTGATTACTTCGCTTTTCCACAGTACTCAACTCATTCAAATCATTCCAACAGTACTTCTCCGACCACATGTGATTCTCCGTTGGCGGCGGCGTTGGCTGACATTGAAGTGAGCATGGCTGAGAGTCATGCCAATCTGAAGATACTCTCAAAGAGAAGGCCAAAACAGCTCTTGAAAATAGTAGCTGGGCTTCAGTGTCTATGGCTTACTGTTCTTCATCTCAATGTCACCACTGTTGACCATATGGTTCTTTACTCCATCAGTCTCAAG CTAGAGGAAGGGTGCCAGCTAACTACTGCAGATGAAATTGCTGACGCTGTTAATCAATTGTTGGGTAGAATCCAAGAGGAAGCTGCTTCAAGCTGA
- the LOC132034850 gene encoding uncharacterized protein LOC132034850, whose translation MEVYIDDMVVKLERAEDHLVNLKEVFAILRQFNMRLNPEKCAFGVSSGKFFGFMVSKRGIKINPDQIKAIENIIDELNSKKDVQSLTDRIAALSRFISRSSERCHKFFTEKLFLYLAVSEVSSSAVLVREDEGLKLALEYGPESIKVNCDSQLVVNWVNETFSIKEPQMQKYQTHISDLLARFKDWRLEKVPRESNVVADGLAKLASTADPAEPESRSVIHLLHPIGCEIEVRATGSAYDWRNEILDYLQQGTLPADKKEARKLQVKAARYCLVYGELYRRTFGAPLAKCLGPTDTEPVMQQVHSRYCGNHSDGRSLARCRINKQNDTQRLKRQLGNAKESWPDVFPEVLWSYRVTHKTSTGETPFSLVYGAEALVPIEVMEPSIRYAHATDAENMEAMKDGLDLLEEHRELALIKLTTQKQQVERYYNNKAKLRQIKIRDLVMRMITPATKIPNEGKLGANWKGLYRVIANAGKRNISIRNFGWEDCLQQLQHKQLKALPFLTFSCIR comes from the exons ATGGAGGTATACATTGATGATATGGTTGTAAAGTTAGAAAGAGCTGAGGATCACTTGGTTAATTTAAAAGAAGTCTTTGCAATACTAAGGCAATTCAACATGAGGCTGAATCCCGAAAAATGCGCATTTGGCGTGTCTTCCGGAAAGTTCTTTGGATTCATGGTTTCAAAGCGAGGAATAAAGATAAATCCAGACCAGATAAAGGCAATCGAAAACATTATCGATGAACTCAACAGCAAAAAGGATGTGCAAAGTTTGACTGATCGGATAGCAGCATTATCTCGATTTATTTCAAGATCATCGGAGAGATGCCACAAATTCTTCACT GAGAAGCTGTTTCTATACCTTGCCGTCTCAGAGGTATCGTCAAGCGCAGTTCTGGTACGAGAAGATGAAG GTTTAAAGCTTGCTTTGGAATACGGACCAGAAAGCATCAAGGTAAACTGTGATTCGCAATTGGTGGTTAACTGGGTGAATGAAACTTTCAGTATAAAAGAACCACAAATGCAGAAGTATCAAACACACATATCAGACCTCCTTGCAAGATTCAAAGACTGGAGGTTAGAGAAGGTTCCACGGGAAAGCAACGTCGTGGCCGATGGTTTAGCAAAATTGGCATCAACTGCTGATCCCGCAGAACCAGAGAGCAGAAGTGTGATCCATTTATTGCATCCAATTGGTTGTGAAATTGAAGTACGTGCAACGGGATCAGCATATGATTGGAGAAATGAGATACTTGATTATTTGCAACAAGGGACTCTACCCGCAGATAAGAAAGAAGCACGAAAATTACAAGTAAAAGCTGCTAGATATTGCCTGGTTTACGGAGAGCTATATCGGAGAACCTTTGGAGCGCCACTCGCCAAGTGTTTAGGCCCAACAGACACAGAACCCGTTATGCAACAAGTGCATAGTAGATATTGTGGAAATCACTCCGATGGGAGATCATTAGCCCGAT GCAGAATCAACAAACAAAACGATACTCAGAGATTGAAAAGACAACTCGGCAATGCAAAAGAAAGTTGGCCAGATGTCTTTCCCGAAGTTCTTTGGTCTTATCGAGTTACGCACAAAACTAGTACTGGAGAAACACCTTTTTCACTAGTCTATGGAGCCGAGGCATTGGTACCAATTGAAGTAATGGAGCCAAGCATAAGATATGCACATGCAACAGATGCAGAAAACATGGAAGCAATGAAGGATGGACTTGATTTGTTGGAAGAACACCGAGAATTGGCTCTGATCAAGTTAACAACACAGAAACAACAAGTGGAAAGATACTATAACAATAAGGCCAAATTACGGCAAATTAAAATTAGAGACTTGGTCATGCGAATGATAACACCAGCCACCAAGATACCGAACGAAGGCAAACTAGGAGCAAATTGGAAAGGACTCTATAGGGTTATAGCTAATGCAGGGAAAAGGAACATTTCAATTAGAAACTTTGGATGGGAAGATTGTctccaacaactacaacataagCAACTTAAAGCTCTTCCATTCCTGACATTTAGTTGCATTCGATAa